One genomic region from Sciurus carolinensis chromosome 2, mSciCar1.2, whole genome shotgun sequence encodes:
- the Aen gene encoding apoptosis-enhancing nuclease → MVPEEAPGSAQYPCLSLTNPSTRDVVRRRHKRRSRQHQRFMARKALLQEQGLLTMPPEPVSSLLPAPLEVLSGTEAAGSGRQHLRAEFGSGGPYSKRPTSREAPGPLPSKCVAIDCEMVGTGPRGRVSELARCSVVSYHGDVLYDKYIRPEMPIVDYRTRWSGITRQHMRKAIPFQVAQKEILKLLKGKVVVGHALHNDFQALKYIHPRSQTRDTTYVPNLLSQPDLHTRARVSLKDLALQLLHKKIQVGQHGHSSVEDATTAMELYRLVEAQWEQQAASSLWTHSEDREPDSSTDMEQYMEDRYWPDDLAQDTTRGTGGAQDGRE, encoded by the exons ATGGTACCTGAGGAAGCCCCTGGGTCTGCTCAGTACCCATGCCTGTCCCTCACCAACCCCAGTACCAGGGATGTGGTTCGAAGAAGGCACAAGAGAAGGAGCCGACAGCACCAACGCTTCATGGCCCGGAAGGCCTTGCTGCAGGAGCAGGGGCTACTGACCATGCCACCAGAACCAGTATCCTCCCTGCTGCCAGCCCCATTGGAGGTGCTGTCAGGCACTGAAGCTGCTGGCAGTGGGAGGCAGCATCTCAGGGCTGAATTTGGCAGTGGTGGCCCATATAGCAAAAGACCCACCTCCAGGGAAGCTCCAGGGCCCTTGCCCAGCAAGTGTGTAGCTATCGACTGTGAGATGGTGGGCACAGGACCCCGAGGGCGGGTGAGTGAGCTGGCCCGCTGCTCTGTGGTGAGTTACCACGGTGATGTCCTCTATGACAAGTACATCCGGCCTGAGATGCCCATCGTTGACTACCGTACTCGCTGGAGTGGTATCACTCGGCAGCACATGCGCAAGGCCATCCCCTTCCAGGTGGCCCAGAAAGAG ATCCTTAAGCTCCTGAAGGGCAAGGTTGTGGTGGGGCACGCGCTGCACAATGACTTCCAGGCCCTCAAGTACATCCACCCTCGGAGCCAGACCCGGGACACCACTTATGTCCCAAACCTGCTCAGTCAGCCCGACCTCCACACCCGAGCCAGAGTCTCTCTTAAGGACCTGGCCCTGCAGTTGCTGCATAAGAAGATCCAG GTGGGCCAGCATGGGCACTCATCCGTGGAAGATGCCACAACAGCCATGGAGCTGTACCGACTGGTGGAGGCACAATGGGAACAGCAGGCAGCCAGTAGCCTCTGGACCCATTCTGAGGACAGAGAACCTGACAGCAGCACTGACATGGAGCAGTATATGGAGGACCGGTACTGGCCTGATGACCTGGCCCAGGATACCACAAGAGGAACAGGGGGAGCACAGGATGGAAGGGAGTGA